DNA sequence from the Vicia villosa cultivar HV-30 ecotype Madison, WI linkage group LG3, Vvil1.0, whole genome shotgun sequence genome:
AAGTTTACTCTCAGTCGACCTGATGACTTCACTCCGATCTCAAAGTATGTGCAGACAAAGTACACATTTGTTCTCTTATAGGTCTCgtttaaaagaaaatgaataaaataGAACTTGTATAATTTGTGATAAAATGCAAATTAGAAACTAACAACATGTATAAACAGCTTCTGAAATATAAACTTCCCCCAATAATACATCCTCTATAGTACTTTTAACAAATCAAAATTTGAAACCAAACTATTGTATTATTTCTGTACAATTTATAAAAATGCTATGGAGCTATCACATAATCATAACTAATTTCTAACAACTCACTAGAGTCAAACTAAAATCTGCAAAAACAACTAGGCAGAGTTATTTCTGACTTATTTCTGACTAATGCAGTATCCTAAAATTAGATTCTATGAATGGCTATGAGATCCAGAATATATGCCAATGAGCTAAAATTTATTCCCAAATTTCTCTGCTATAACGGGGCGGACATCGTCCACGTCGACCAGTTTCTCCAGAAAAGGAAGTAGAGACATTAAGGCAAAATCAGATGGATCGTCAAACCAACTCTCTATAGGAATTCCATTGTTAACTTGCAACCTGAACACCTAAAATGAACAAAAGTATGAAATTTTAGTATATTTACTTACCATAGACAATAAATAGAGGACCAGCCAAATATAAGAAATACCTGCGGAGAGTTGTCTACTATGGCTACTTTTGCAAGGTCAATTCCAAGAACAGTCAAATCTTTGGTGTAAGTACCATCTTGAAAGATGCACGAATCTCGGTATGCTCGATgagaaaaaatctttttttcggGATCAAGAACATCTAGCAACTTTTCAGCATAAATCTTTTTACTTGCTGTGAAAATGAAGATTTCAAACATCTTTGATACCCTCTCCAAAAACTCGTGGAGGAAGGGTCTTTTTCGTACATAAACAGTGTACTCCTTGTCAAGTAAAATTTGAACTGTGAAGTCAGCACCACTATCATATTGTGTCATGGTAGAGTGGATCAGTGTTTCTGCGAATGTAAATAATAACATCACATACATTTTTGGAATAAAAAGGTTCAAATGAGACAAGTAAAATTAAAATCGCATCAGATAAAGCGGAATTATAATTACCATCCAAATCAAGAACAAGGGTAACACGCTTGGTTCTACTTGTCTCCCTGCTTACTAGAGCTGGTAACAAGTTAGACTCGTCAGATACCTCCAAGAAGTTTTTTATCAATAACTCTTGATCAGCATAATCTATTCTTCCAGATTCAAACTGACAGGACCTGACATCAAGCTCTTCCGTAACAGGCTTGGCCTGATGGCAGATGGAATTGAACCATGAAGAATCTGGAATCTGCTTATGAACCTCTTCAGAAGACTCTACATATTGGAAATTAGCCACTCCTATGGTGTCCTCAAGGGCGGGAAGATCATATATCATATTTGTCTCAAAAAATTCAAGATCGTTAAGGATATTATAGTAGAGACTATCATCAAATAGATTCACCCCGTCGAAGCAAAACCCATCAAGACATGCTTCATCCATATACAACTCCAGCATATCAGGTGTTTGGAAATTGGAAAAGTTATTGGCATCCACTTGACCAGGTAGGGTATTGATTTCCTCCCCATTAACTATAAAAAGATCacattaattaggttttttatcatTGCAAATAAAACAGTTTTAACAAGTATTGTCTCTAGTGGGTACCTCCATCAAATAGGTTATCGTCAGGCCTGTTAAAATAAGCTAACAACGCATCTGAATCTGAGATTGCAGGAACAGAAACCGGAAAAGAATCCTGCTATGAAAATCATCATCGTGAATAATGGGAAGCACAGAAAACATTAACACTTCACTATTTTCTTTTTTAGGAATATACAATGGAAGTAGCCAAATTAATATGCAATGAATCGGTCTTCATTGAATAGAAAATCCTAGCTAACAAATACATACAACTAAATCTTAGAataaatatccaaaacaaatagttAATGAAGCGATAGCATTGAAATAACTTCAATAACTTTAACTATTGCATATCAAAACTTGCTTCAAAAGTCAAGCAAAATGTTCAATTCAGCGCAAGTGGTGTCAACTGTCAACCATTAGCAATAGTGAGATTGAATTGTCACTCAGATAAATTATTATATGCACTTATGTTGCATGCATATAAAACATAATGTACCAAAAGACAAACAATTTGTATCAATATGATCCATGAAATGAAGGTAAGCCTTACCGTTTCTACTACGGACTCTGCACAACCATTGACTGAGAGACCGTTCTGCCCCTCATATGCATCTATATTGGAAGGCATTTGGTGTTCTTCATTGTCACCCTCCTTTGAAGAATCTTTATTTACAAAAAAACCTATATCAAACATGTGCAATTAATAAGTGACTTTGCTTGTATCATATAAGCCTAGAAGAGTCATAAACAGCAACTAATAGTGGTTTTGCATTCAGAATGGTAAAGTATTAAAGCTTACCATCATTACAAGATATCTGGCTTGATAGATCTAAATTTTCCACTTCATTGGTAACTCCGACCATCAAACACGATCTTTTGCATACTTTATTGCATATTCTATTTGACTTATGAGAGACTCGAGGATACTTCCCATTTCTTTTGCAAGTGATAGGTGATTTAGCCACCATTTTAACTGCTGGCATCAACGTTAGGCTTCTGAAGGACAGTCTAACATCATTTCAATCTATTGACCCTCTTTCCTTTGCCTTATTAACCTctaagaaacaaaaacaaaaagtaagTCATACAAATTATATGCACatcaaatgaaaaaaattgatCATAGACAAACTATGCTAATCTGCATAATGTCTataataatatcaatatcatcacACATAGTAGTTAACACTTAACACACAAGTAAATTCAAATCAAGATGATTGAAAGACACATTCCATGTAAGGTAGATGCATTCCAATCAGACAGATATTTTCATCCTAATTTATTTCCTTATTACACCATCTCTATTGAATAATATTTCAAGCTTGTTCAATTGAAAGTtacgaaatttaaaattttcaagatagacattaaaatcaagacaattaaacaaacaaaatctATATTAACATCAACAAAATCGAAAACTAAATCCCAGCTATTAAAAAAACCCCTCCAATCCAAACATTGAATTCATTATTCACAATCCATTTCCCCAACATcccaaaaattcaaacaaaacaaaatctatGTGTAACCCTAATAATTAAAAACAAGTTACATCATTTTAAATACATCAATCTCTTATCTACATATATAACTCACAAAAAGGTTTAAGAGGCTTAACAAAATTTGCAAGTAGTACATGTATTGAAATCTTCCACCCCCTTTTACTACAAATCTTCTTCTTACCAACACCCTTACTCTCACACTCCCACCTCACCATGCCCTAGGCCTAGGAGCCTTCAACCAAGTGGTGATGGAATGCAGTAAGTAGCAAAGAccacaaaagtaaaaaaaaaaaaaaaactgtgccCTAATTACGTTTATAGACTCCAATTTAGATCCACAAAATAAAAACAGAGAGAAAACACAAATTCAGTCCaaaaatcaattagggtttttgaatcatataaactataaaatttaattttccaCAACATTTCTAAATCTCACACAGAGTAAAACAATCCATAAAACCAAAACagaacaaaaaatcaaaaaaaaaaaaaatcaaaattcaaaaaatcacttttttttttccgTTGAAGATGTCAGCTTCAATTCAACTTCCCAAAGTCTTCAATCCTTTACCTCTCCCTATCACCAAAAACGAAAAATGAAAACGAAACATAAAATCAACTTCATAATTCAAACaatttcacaaaaataaaaataaaaacataaaatcaacttcataattcaaacaatttcacaaaaatcaaaatcaaaacagaaAATCAACAGCAAGAAATGAAAATCAACTAGAACCAATTACTGATAactgaaaaaaattcaaaaaaaaaaaaactcaattcaaCGAACTACAATTCAAACCcgaaagaatggaagaaactaaaatgaaagaaagaattGAAGAAAGACATACCTATGCTCTCTCGCTCTCtccctctcactttctctctctagaATTTGTGTTTGTTTCTCTCTCTAAATTTTCAATTGAGAGAGGTGAGTCAGAGAAGCGAAAGGGGTCAATGGAATGTTGTGTTGTTTAGTTAGAATCTCAATTTATACTCACACGAGTTTCAAACTTCAGATGAGGATCAGTTTCGACGATCAGGATTTGTCTTTATTTTGAATAGCGAATCTAACGGTTCAGAAAGTTGACACGTGTGTGATTGGGATCAGCACAATGGTGAAAGACATAGGAGCTGAGAATGGCGGCGACAGATGTCGAGCGTAGGATTTTTATTGGGCTGTGAATTTTTGTAAGCCCATTGTTTTTCATGGAAAGAGGGaagtgaattttttaaaatgctttttgaatgattttaaaattaattaatttttcatgattttttcaaattcattattttaataaaattgaatatagtagaaaaataataatatttttaattgtttattttattttagttatttttctattttaaaaaaccggattttttagaaaaatatcacACTTTAATAAATGAATaactttttcatattttttatgatatttatccaattttgaaaatattatttatatgaatttctatttgttgaaaataaatattttttaaaagagtttaaAGGTTGTGCACTAACTTTATACATATAACGAATTAAAATtcttacacttgccatgtcatattaatttttttaattaaaattgtgtttttaattagatacatggttgtgattggttgacagcgtaaaaatattttaaaggtatttacaccgtcagtgcatatccctttttctcttttgaaaatatgaaataaagataaCTATTTAAAGAATGTCttaaattttcatttattttaggtgatatttattatatttcatttaaattatatatttcaaaaaaagatattttgaaaaggaGTAGTGTTATTTAGTACGAAGgaaattgaagaagaaatgcaagaatgtacCTATGTGATTATTTTAgagtataatttttaatttattttaaatttaattttctatttaattggaattattgggtggttgtgataatgaatggttgagattattcttacctttcttgttttcacatttttttaataataagcatttttctttgaaaagaatttttttaagaaataagaatttttttttaattctcttatagtccattttcaaaatttatttgtactattaaaaaattattattattttgttaagaaatccaattttatttaattttgaagttttatattatttatgaaaatttttcttttaaaaaaaatgaataaatagtcttaatttattttttattataaataattattttaaaaaggcGGTAATGGATTAAAGAATGCATTGGAACcgaaaaaaaaaaggtatttggatatttttcttatatttactTGATTTTTTAAATTCCAACACTTTCTTCggtatttaatataaataaaacattttttaaaaatttatttaaaaattaatgtaTTTGAATTATACATCATCTTGaatatattgattttttaataaatttaaaaagtaaatttttctTAAATTAAGAATCAGATGGAATAATTAGTTTATAAAAGGTTGTATTTAGAAAtgttaaaattttagaaaatagttttttatttccatctttaaaattttttaaaataaattttaggtTGATGTGTTTTAAATGGATTTTAATCTAGGGTGTAATCGATTCGAATTGGACTGGTTTTTTATCAaagaaatatttgaatcaatgatATCGCCATCGGTTTGGTTTGATTCAGTTtttaacatattttaaaaatGGAACCGAATCAAACTAACTGTGTTAGTTCAGTTTATCGATTTACAATGTTTCTTTTCAAACATTATAATCATCAGTATATTCTCCACTATCGTATTTTTAggtgtattttatgctattattttttaagATAATACATTTCATGTAATTTCTTTCATGcactattttttcaaacaaattacaagttgctcTTATCCACTAGTTCGGTCAATCAGTTTGGCAGTTCCTAAAAACTTAAACCGAGAATCGAACCAGGCCACATTGGTTTTCATTAGTTCAGTTTTAGAATCGAACAAAAAACAATCAGTTTTATTCTGGTTTGGTTTTGTTTGGATTGTtggtttaattagtttttttatccGCTTACACCTCTAATTTTATCAAGcaaaactaaattatttttatataaaaagtaTCCCAACAATTCTCCTTATTGTCAAAATGCGCTCTATTGGACCAAAATACACTACTACGAAAAACACATATAACAACGGTTGCAAAGGACCTATAATAACAATTGTACAACCGTTGTTAGGTAAGGTGTGATTGTAAGTGGGTTATTTATAACCATAGTCTATTGCTCGTGATAGTAGACTAGATAGTGCACTACAGACAATCAATGTTGTATTAAGTAATTGttgttgtatgtcttttaattaaaaaatttaaaaatacaatagtaaaacaacaaaagcaacaagaacaacaagaataataacaagaacaacaaaaTGTATTATGGCACAAAATAACTGTTAGACTCGTATCTTACTCGAGAAACTTAGGGTGCACGAGATATCACTACTATAATAAGGATACATAACAGCATCCATGTTACCACGACCAAAGGATCCACCGTAGTAGAATCTATTCAATTAGgtgctttcttttcattttcattcttaAGCGAATTTTCACCGTAGTTGGAAGCTCCAAGTTGTTGTTGTTCTACTGCTGCTTTTGTTATATTTTATGAAAAGACGTACAACTATTGTTTAATACAACCGTTGTTGTATGTAGCGCTTTATCCACTTTACTACTACGGTTGAAAGCTACATCCATGGTGAAAAGTCACTCGGGGTCATGGATTCGAATCTTAGCACcaacaattttgttttttatttacttttaaccACTTTTTATAACGGTTGGAACTTCTAATTATGGTGAAAAGCCTCTCAGGGACATGGGAAAATATAAGCGTGTTTATTGAGTTTCTtcataatctttaaaaaaatctttTCGTCCATTTAGTGAGTATAAATGCTCAAGACACTGTCATTAGTGATCCGTGTAAAACCCAAAAGACATTCATTCTGAAGGTCCCTGCCACATTATAAAAGCACTCTAACTATGAAAAATTGATAATGGAAGTATTTTCCATGAATACATTGAAACTTAAATAGGCTTGAAAAAGTTCTCTATAATAGATTGCAAGAGTATATTTGGGTTTtaggtttgtgttcttaaataatcatataaataagaCGGTATTCGCTCAAGTCTTGAGGATTGTTGGATTTTGGAATAAGAGCTATAAAAGAAGACTTAATTGACTCCACAATCTTTCCTTTGGAATGAAAGTCAACGAAGAAACTCATGATGTCTACTTTTAATAAATTCCAAAATGACTTAAAAAACTCCAACGTATAACCATCGGGCCAGGACTCCTACTCCCTTCACAAGACCATAAAGCCTCCTTCACTTCCTCTTCCTCGAATGCACCTTCCAAAACTCCCTATCCAAACTAGACAACTTGGCGAAACCAAGATCCAAGGGAACTGGTCTACTACCCTCTTCCTCTTCATAAAACCCCTTAAAGTAACCAAAAACAAAATCTTTGACCTCTTCCACCTCTTCAACTATACCCCTGTTAGAATTGAGAGAACACAAGGAACTACTCCCCTTCCTACTTCTCACGTAGTTATGGAAAAACCGAGAGTTACTATCACCTTCCTTTAGCCACGTTTGTCTGGACTTTAAACGAAGTAATCCTTCCTTTTTATTGAGACTATCCCAAAAAATTTCCACCTCTTTGACCCTTTTTTTAACAGTTTCCTCCGTAGCATTACTTGCACACAGAACAAACTCGTTATCTAATAAATGGATCTCCTTGCTGGCTACATTAATTTTAAGATCTATCCATCCGTAATACTTTGATAgtgataaa
Encoded proteins:
- the LOC131593409 gene encoding uncharacterized protein LOC131593409 isoform X2; the encoded protein is MPAVKMVAKSPITCKRNGKYPRVSHKSNRICNKVCKRSCLMVGVTNEVENLDLSSQISCNDGFFVNKDSSKEGDNEEHQMPSNIDAYEGQNGLSVNGCAESVVETDSFPVSVPAISDSDALLAYFNRPDDNLFDGVNGEEINTLPGQVDANNFSNFQTPDMLELYMDEACLDGFCFDGVNLFDDSLYYNILNDLEFFETNMIYDLPALEDTIGVANFQYVESSEEVHKQIPDSSWFNSICHQAKPVTEELDVRSCQFESGRIDYADQELLIKNFLEVSDESNLLPALVSRETSRTKRVTLVLDLDETLIHSTMTQYDSGADFTVQILLDKEYTVYVRKRPFLHEFLERVSKMFEIFIFTASKKIYAEKLLDVLDPEKKIFSHRAYRDSCIFQDGTYTKDLTVLGIDLAKVAIVDNSPQVFRLQVNNGIPIESWFDDPSDFALMSLLPFLEKLVDVDDVRPVIAEKFGNKF
- the LOC131593409 gene encoding uncharacterized protein LOC131593409 isoform X1, with the protein product MPAVKMVAKSPITCKRNGKYPRVSHKSNRICNKVCKRSCLMVGVTNEVENLDLSSQISCNDGFFVNKDSSKEGDNEEHQMPSNIDAYEGQNGLSVNGCAESVVETQDSFPVSVPAISDSDALLAYFNRPDDNLFDGVNGEEINTLPGQVDANNFSNFQTPDMLELYMDEACLDGFCFDGVNLFDDSLYYNILNDLEFFETNMIYDLPALEDTIGVANFQYVESSEEVHKQIPDSSWFNSICHQAKPVTEELDVRSCQFESGRIDYADQELLIKNFLEVSDESNLLPALVSRETSRTKRVTLVLDLDETLIHSTMTQYDSGADFTVQILLDKEYTVYVRKRPFLHEFLERVSKMFEIFIFTASKKIYAEKLLDVLDPEKKIFSHRAYRDSCIFQDGTYTKDLTVLGIDLAKVAIVDNSPQVFRLQVNNGIPIESWFDDPSDFALMSLLPFLEKLVDVDDVRPVIAEKFGNKF